The Methanooceanicella nereidis genome window below encodes:
- a CDS encoding metallophosphoesterase family protein: MNFIHAADIHLGYRQYDLDERFRDFGNSFLEIVKYAIASGSDFVLISGDLFHNRNINAPTYTQAHHVLTLLKDAGIPCIAIEGNHDRPFLKDGMSWLDTLEAQGLLKLIKPGADDIMCNYIDIAGTRIFGLCYAGSSTSSLIPRIAEEIKFINSANRPQYTILMMHLGVEGNMKGKIIGEVTYEELAALKGSVDYLALGHYHNRYEVDGWVYNPGSPDTCSVSEVSGDKGFYHVKDGVPELRSVDPRKFIMININVDDHLSADSLLKELQSRLDKEDVTEKQPIVNVIFQGCLNFSKTHIDQDIIKEMVASKHNPLYTSIKFDLTNDEFCISDLETEGIDRSLIEREVLRRLAISDSMLSPFCDLFASSVSEIKDMAAKGADGESIDRSLRKTFDEIKNGKPVSIERKSKRESTLEKAEVMDIPTLPEEIEEEQGGIWDWRKKA, encoded by the coding sequence ATGAACTTCATACATGCTGCGGACATACACCTGGGATACAGGCAATACGACCTGGACGAAAGGTTCAGGGACTTCGGGAACTCATTCCTCGAGATCGTTAAATATGCTATAGCGAGCGGATCGGATTTCGTGCTGATCTCAGGAGACCTTTTTCACAACCGCAACATTAACGCGCCGACCTATACCCAGGCGCATCATGTGCTCACGTTATTAAAGGATGCAGGGATACCCTGCATAGCCATTGAAGGAAATCATGACAGGCCATTCCTGAAGGACGGTATGTCCTGGCTGGATACGCTGGAAGCTCAGGGACTTTTAAAATTGATCAAACCGGGCGCTGACGATATCATGTGCAATTACATCGACATCGCCGGCACTAGGATATTCGGCTTATGCTATGCGGGGTCGTCGACATCATCGTTGATACCGCGTATCGCCGAAGAGATAAAATTCATAAATTCTGCGAACCGTCCGCAGTACACCATACTGATGATGCACCTCGGCGTCGAGGGAAACATGAAAGGTAAGATCATAGGGGAAGTGACTTACGAGGAACTGGCAGCATTAAAAGGTTCGGTCGATTACCTGGCATTAGGCCATTACCATAATAGGTATGAAGTGGACGGGTGGGTATATAATCCCGGAAGCCCCGACACGTGCTCCGTCTCGGAGGTAAGCGGAGATAAAGGCTTTTATCATGTAAAGGACGGCGTGCCTGAATTAAGGTCTGTCGATCCCCGTAAGTTCATTATGATCAATATTAACGTAGACGATCATCTATCCGCGGACTCGCTGCTGAAAGAGCTTCAGTCAAGGCTGGATAAGGAAGACGTTACGGAAAAGCAGCCCATCGTAAACGTTATTTTTCAGGGCTGCCTGAACTTTTCAAAAACGCATATCGACCAGGATATAATTAAGGAAATGGTCGCTTCGAAACATAATCCCCTTTATACGAGCATAAAGTTCGACCTTACCAATGATGAGTTCTGTATATCCGACCTGGAGACGGAAGGGATAGACCGCTCGTTAATAGAGCGCGAGGTTTTACGAAGGCTTGCTATATCGGACAGCATGCTGTCACCGTTCTGCGACCTTTTCGCCTCATCCGTGTCCGAGATAAAGGACATGGCCGCAAAAGGAGCCGACGGGGAAAGCATTGACAGGTCGCTAAGGAAGACTTTCGATGAGATAAAGAACGGCAAACCTGTATCTATCGAAAGAAAATCGAAGAGGGAGAGCACGCTGGAAAAAGCGGAAGTCATGGATATCCCGACGCTGCCGGAGGAGATAGAAGAGGAGCAGGGCGGAATATGGGACTGGAGGAAAAAGGCATGA